One region of Zingiber officinale cultivar Zhangliang chromosome 7B, Zo_v1.1, whole genome shotgun sequence genomic DNA includes:
- the LOC122003896 gene encoding transcription factor bHLH162-like isoform X2, with protein MESSARPERKTIEKNRRIYMKALYSQLVSLLSTPSSREGTTEAALTLPEKLDKAIDYIKEKQGKLENMRKRKRHLSGASGREEASGSGEYLPKIEVQELRTNLNSGLRVVIVSSPWEHQEVFWEAIRVMEVEGFEVANASYTVTGDKAFHIVQCH; from the exons ATGGAGAGCTCAGCgagaccagagcggaagaccatcgagaaGAACCGGAGAATCTATATGAAAGCTCTCTACTCACAGCTCGTCTCCCTCCTCTCCACACCGTCCTCCAGG GAGGGGACGACGGAGGCAGCACTGACTCTGCCGGAGAAACTGGACAAGGCCATAGACTACATAAAGGAGAAACAGGGGAAGCTGGAGAacatgaggaagaggaagaggcatCTGAGTGGGGCAAGTGGAAGGGAAGAGGCTAGTGGCTCAGGTGAATATCTGCCCAAGATTGAGGTCCAGGAATTGAGGACGAATCTGAATTCCGGGTTGAGAGTGGTGATAGTGAGCAGCCCATGGGAGCATCAGGAGGTCTTCTGGGAGGCCATCCGAGTGATGGAAGTGGAAGGCTTTGAGGTGGCCAATGCAAGCTACACAGTGACAGGAGACAAAGCTTTCCACATAGTTCAGT GCCACTGA
- the LOC122003896 gene encoding transcription factor bHLH162-like isoform X1 produces the protein MESSARPERKTIEKNRRIYMKALYSQLVSLLSTPSSREGTTEAALTLPEKLDKAIDYIKEKQGKLENMRKRKRHLSGASGREEASGSGEYLPKIEVQELRTNLNSGLRVVIVSSPWEHQEVFWEAIRVMEVEGFEVANASYTVTGDKAFHIVQCMATEFRTGVEAGRVLEKLQKAILQV, from the exons ATGGAGAGCTCAGCgagaccagagcggaagaccatcgagaaGAACCGGAGAATCTATATGAAAGCTCTCTACTCACAGCTCGTCTCCCTCCTCTCCACACCGTCCTCCAGG GAGGGGACGACGGAGGCAGCACTGACTCTGCCGGAGAAACTGGACAAGGCCATAGACTACATAAAGGAGAAACAGGGGAAGCTGGAGAacatgaggaagaggaagaggcatCTGAGTGGGGCAAGTGGAAGGGAAGAGGCTAGTGGCTCAGGTGAATATCTGCCCAAGATTGAGGTCCAGGAATTGAGGACGAATCTGAATTCCGGGTTGAGAGTGGTGATAGTGAGCAGCCCATGGGAGCATCAGGAGGTCTTCTGGGAGGCCATCCGAGTGATGGAAGTGGAAGGCTTTGAGGTGGCCAATGCAAGCTACACAGTGACAGGAGACAAAGCTTTCCACATAGTTCAGTGTAtg GCCACTGAGTTCAGAACTGGAGTAGAGGCTGGCAGAGTGTTGGAGAAACTACAAAAGGCAATTCTCCAAGTCTGA